Proteins encoded in a region of the Actinomycetota bacterium genome:
- a CDS encoding LytTR family DNA-binding domain-containing protein, whose product MTLKALVVDDEAPARSELRYLLDEAGGVEVVGEASNASEASQLIRAIAYDVVFLDIDMPGVSGIELAEILAQLERPPAVIFVTAHSEHAVKAFEVAATDYLMKPVDLSRLKQALARLVPAEIAPVKVERISVEKAGKKLLLQVEDVYYVMAKDDYAYLHTDAERYLSTNSLAQLERKLDASGFFRVHRRYLVNLGQVKEVVPMYGGTLLLTLSDRAGTQVPVSRRRVPALKRALGL is encoded by the coding sequence GTGACACTGAAAGCTCTGGTTGTTGACGACGAGGCACCCGCCCGTTCGGAGCTTCGATATCTGTTGGACGAGGCCGGGGGGGTAGAGGTCGTCGGCGAGGCGTCCAATGCCTCGGAGGCATCTCAGCTCATCAGGGCAATCGCTTACGATGTCGTCTTTCTCGACATCGACATGCCTGGAGTCTCTGGGATCGAGCTGGCAGAGATTCTCGCCCAACTCGAGCGTCCGCCGGCGGTGATCTTTGTGACGGCACACAGCGAGCATGCCGTGAAGGCTTTCGAGGTGGCTGCGACCGACTATCTTATGAAGCCCGTGGATCTCTCGCGCCTCAAGCAGGCTCTCGCTCGTCTGGTTCCTGCCGAGATAGCTCCGGTGAAGGTGGAGCGGATCTCTGTTGAGAAAGCGGGGAAGAAGCTGCTGCTGCAGGTAGAGGACGTCTACTACGTCATGGCCAAGGACGACTACGCGTACTTGCACACAGATGCCGAGCGGTACCTCTCGACCAACTCGCTTGCTCAGCTCGAACGGAAGCTTGATGCCAGCGGATTCTTCCGAGTGCATCGCAGGTATCTCGTGAACCTGGGGCAGGTCAAGGAAGTGGTACCGATGTACGGCGGCACCCTTCTGCTGACGCTATCGGACCGCGCTGGAACCCAGGTGCCGGTGTCGCGCCGCAGAGTCCCTGCGCTGAAGAGGGCTCTAGGTTTGTAG
- a CDS encoding glucose-6-phosphate isomerase, which produces MIAIQRLIEADAVSRLVRRDASLFAPDFEKRKSISNRLGWTDLAERGDLRAPLVETLKRAITEEGATDVVLLGMGGSSLAALVFERVFGTQVEGLKLHVLDTVDPQTVAKLMAELTPANTWFLLSSKSGATIEPLSLYRVFRAWMNEHMEGPAAGKRFVVITDPDSPMQALRTKEFMRMAINAPANVGGRYSALSLFGLTPAGLLGVDLKALLKVARAMEVECAKPAEENPAAKLAAWIADNHTDGRDKLTFIASPGLESFGLWVEQLVAESTGKSGIGVVPVIADPADDLAGLGSDRAVFIMRDANDPALAELTAALQGAGHPVFEVTIDDRLALGAEFVRWKYATGLLGFLMGIDPFDEPNVSEAKQATLEVLEGKASPPPAVVDIDGVWPAYAGVFEGANPPADLTSALAPLAATRRPGDYLAVLVYLPYDDALVEPLRAALRKVTATTTIPSILQFGPRYLHSTGQLHKGGPDNGAFLVITARDKTRIPVPGSPYTLGELYRAQAEGDFMALGAHNRRVMRLDLPDTRKPTIARLALAIEAALG; this is translated from the coding sequence ATGATTGCGATACAGCGACTGATCGAAGCGGATGCCGTCAGCAGGCTCGTTAGGCGCGACGCGTCCTTGTTCGCCCCGGACTTCGAGAAACGCAAGTCGATATCGAACCGGCTTGGGTGGACCGACCTCGCCGAAAGAGGCGACCTTCGAGCGCCTCTCGTTGAGACTCTCAAGCGCGCCATCACTGAGGAGGGTGCGACCGACGTAGTCCTTTTGGGTATGGGGGGATCGTCCCTTGCGGCACTCGTGTTCGAGCGTGTGTTCGGCACTCAGGTCGAGGGCCTGAAGCTCCACGTCCTCGACACAGTGGATCCTCAGACTGTGGCGAAGCTGATGGCCGAACTCACCCCTGCGAACACGTGGTTCCTGCTCTCGAGTAAGTCAGGGGCCACCATCGAGCCCCTCTCGCTCTACCGAGTCTTCCGGGCGTGGATGAACGAACATATGGAGGGGCCAGCCGCAGGCAAGCGCTTCGTTGTCATCACCGATCCTGACAGCCCAATGCAGGCCCTGCGCACCAAGGAGTTCATGCGCATGGCTATCAACGCACCAGCCAACGTGGGTGGGCGCTACTCGGCGCTGAGCCTTTTCGGCCTGACCCCCGCCGGCCTGCTCGGTGTCGACCTGAAGGCGCTGCTCAAGGTGGCGCGCGCCATGGAAGTCGAGTGCGCCAAACCCGCCGAGGAGAATCCAGCCGCTAAACTAGCCGCCTGGATCGCGGACAACCACACTGACGGCCGCGACAAGCTGACGTTCATCGCATCGCCCGGGCTCGAATCCTTCGGCCTGTGGGTCGAGCAGCTTGTCGCCGAGTCAACCGGTAAGAGCGGAATCGGGGTCGTGCCCGTCATCGCCGATCCTGCAGACGATCTTGCCGGGTTGGGCTCAGACCGCGCGGTATTCATCATGCGCGATGCGAACGACCCTGCACTAGCCGAGCTGACTGCCGCCCTCCAAGGAGCCGGGCATCCCGTCTTCGAAGTGACTATCGACGACCGGCTCGCCCTAGGTGCAGAGTTCGTGCGCTGGAAGTACGCCACCGGCTTGCTCGGCTTCTTGATGGGAATCGACCCGTTCGACGAGCCCAACGTCTCCGAAGCCAAGCAAGCGACCCTGGAGGTGCTCGAAGGCAAAGCATCCCCTCCTCCTGCCGTCGTCGACATCGACGGAGTTTGGCCCGCATACGCCGGAGTCTTCGAGGGGGCCAATCCACCAGCGGACCTGACGTCCGCTCTCGCCCCGCTTGCCGCCACTCGCCGTCCGGGGGATTACTTAGCGGTGCTGGTGTACCTTCCCTACGACGACGCACTGGTCGAACCGCTGAGAGCCGCGCTTCGCAAGGTGACCGCAACGACCACGATCCCATCCATCCTGCAGTTTGGCCCCCGCTACCTGCACTCCACCGGGCAGCTCCACAAGGGTGGACCCGACAACGGCGCCTTCCTGGTGATCACCGCGCGGGATAAGACGCGGATCCCTGTACCTGGAAGCCCTTACACGCTGGGCGAACTGTATCGCGCCCAAGCAGAGGGTGATTTCATGGCCCTAGGTGCCCATAACCGACGAGTGATGCGCCTCGATTTGCCTGACACCCGAAAACCGACTATCGCGCGTCTCGCGTTAGCAATCGAAGCAGCCCTCGGCTGA
- a CDS encoding EamA family transporter: MTSVANLSLSGINRIALAATIWGSIGVFARAIDAHPAVIVFWRILFAAVAIAAVSAGAKRLFAFFALSRRKQTAVAAMGSLLALNWILFMGALQLVDVAVAVLLAYCGPIFVAALTPFVMREAFDRRVIVPLLIGLTGTTIIIAPKGLEIAGGTQMLGAGMAFASAITYAALILNTKRLLKGIPVTTYMLGQYVAATILLLPAVFLLDGPSAPIEWGALLVLGVVHTALTGLLFLSGLRKVRPDHAAIITYAEPLSAVVFAAAFLGEGLTVWVALGGLAIVVGGIMVAKMRSEATVEGPPLLLDQPEETDPIRENTSYKPHSKPPDGGDA, encoded by the coding sequence ATGACTTCAGTCGCGAACCTGAGCCTTTCCGGCATCAACCGCATAGCGTTGGCCGCAACCATTTGGGGATCGATCGGCGTATTCGCCCGAGCGATCGACGCACATCCCGCGGTCATCGTGTTTTGGCGGATACTTTTCGCCGCTGTGGCGATTGCAGCGGTCTCAGCCGGAGCCAAGCGATTGTTCGCTTTCTTCGCACTCTCGCGCCGCAAGCAAACCGCCGTCGCGGCCATGGGCTCCCTGCTCGCACTTAACTGGATTCTGTTCATGGGCGCGTTGCAGCTGGTGGATGTTGCGGTGGCCGTCCTTTTGGCCTACTGCGGACCGATATTCGTAGCTGCTCTGACTCCGTTTGTCATGCGAGAAGCGTTCGACCGGCGCGTGATCGTGCCTCTTCTCATCGGGCTAACAGGCACGACCATCATCATCGCCCCGAAAGGTCTGGAGATCGCAGGCGGAACCCAGATGCTTGGAGCTGGGATGGCTTTTGCTTCGGCGATCACCTACGCCGCACTGATTCTGAACACGAAACGCCTGCTCAAAGGCATTCCGGTGACTACCTACATGCTGGGCCAATACGTTGCCGCCACCATACTCTTGCTGCCCGCCGTGTTCCTCCTCGATGGCCCTTCGGCCCCGATCGAGTGGGGAGCGCTGCTAGTCCTGGGCGTCGTGCATACCGCACTGACCGGCCTGCTCTTCCTGTCCGGTCTTCGGAAGGTCCGACCCGACCATGCTGCGATCATCACCTACGCGGAGCCGCTGAGTGCGGTCGTCTTCGCCGCCGCCTTCCTCGGAGAGGGCCTGACTGTTTGGGTGGCGCTCGGAGGGCTGGCGATCGTGGTCGGAGGCATCATGGTTGCGAAGATGCGCTCGGAAGCCACTGTTGAAGGCCCCCCGCTCTTACTGGACCAGCCCGAAGAAACCGATCCGATTCGGGAAAATACCTCATATAAGCCGCACTCCAAGCCCCCAGACGGAGGAGACGCATGA
- the hypE gene encoding hydrogenase expression/formation protein HypE, with protein sequence MLSDKIVLAHGSGGTLMRALIEELFVEQFADPELSRMDDAASLAVTGSRIAMSTDTYVVSPIFFPGGDIGRLAVCGTVNDVATSGAVPLYLSVGFILEEGLPIADLKRVLVSMSEAAAEAGVRIVTGDTKVVEHGHGDGVYINTTGVGVLADDAERRAANCKPGDKVLLSGTLGDHGIAVVSQREGLAFSTDIRTDAAPLNHLVANVIEAAPAARCFRDPTRGGLASALNEIAVASEVSIVVEEAAVPVRAQVQGACEMLGYDVYQVANEGKMIAVVPAEQAEAALEAMKRSPYGEDAAIIGVVEESAPGKVYVNTRFGSTRIMDMLVGEQLPRIC encoded by the coding sequence ATGCTTTCAGACAAGATCGTGCTGGCGCACGGGAGCGGCGGGACGTTGATGCGCGCGCTCATCGAGGAGCTTTTTGTCGAGCAGTTCGCCGACCCCGAGCTCAGCCGCATGGATGACGCGGCCTCTCTTGCCGTGACCGGGTCGAGGATCGCCATGTCGACCGACACCTACGTGGTGAGCCCGATCTTCTTTCCGGGCGGCGATATCGGCAGGCTGGCCGTGTGCGGGACCGTCAACGACGTTGCCACATCCGGGGCCGTGCCACTCTACCTCTCCGTCGGATTCATCCTCGAGGAGGGGCTTCCCATCGCCGATCTCAAGCGGGTGTTGGTCTCGATGAGCGAGGCGGCTGCCGAGGCAGGCGTACGCATCGTCACCGGTGACACCAAGGTCGTCGAGCACGGTCACGGGGACGGGGTCTACATCAACACGACTGGCGTGGGAGTCCTCGCCGATGACGCTGAGCGCAGAGCCGCCAACTGCAAGCCCGGCGACAAGGTGCTCCTCTCAGGAACCCTCGGGGACCACGGGATCGCTGTCGTCTCGCAGCGCGAAGGGCTCGCTTTCTCGACCGACATCCGCACCGACGCCGCGCCACTCAACCACCTCGTGGCCAACGTCATCGAAGCGGCTCCGGCCGCCCGGTGCTTCCGCGATCCCACCAGGGGCGGCCTAGCGAGCGCGCTGAACGAGATTGCGGTAGCCTCGGAAGTCTCGATCGTGGTGGAGGAAGCCGCTGTACCCGTCCGCGCGCAGGTGCAGGGCGCTTGCGAGATGCTCGGATACGACGTCTACCAGGTAGCCAACGAGGGCAAGATGATCGCAGTCGTACCTGCCGAGCAGGCCGAAGCGGCGCTCGAAGCCATGAAGCGATCCCCCTACGGCGAGGATGCGGCCATCATCGGCGTTGTCGAAGAGAGTGCTCCAGGCAAGGTCTATGTGAACACCCGATTCGGGTCGACGCGCATCATGGACATGCTAGTCGGCGAGCAGCTGCCCCGGATCTGCTGA
- the hypD gene encoding hydrogenase formation protein HypD, whose protein sequence is MDLNTFRDPQIARGLIEAIRAVPTGPVKFMEVCGTHTVAIAKFGLRAVMPESITLMSGPGCPVCVTPNRDIDIAVEYARQTDVIVATFGDMMKVPGSYSSLSAEKADGRDVRIVYSPLDALQIAESNPDKLVVFIGVGFETTVPLIAAAIVRAQESGIANFAVFSAHKTVPEALRALVNDPQVAVRGLILPGHVSTIIGVQPYRFLAEEFGVPSVITGFEPLDVLQGIYMLAKQVAEGRAEIETAYTRAVPPDGNPSAIAMMERVFEPADSEWRGIGVIPATGLAIRPEFADFDAMRRLEVTPPEERSTPGCQCGEVLRGITLPFECKHFGRACVPEHPVGPCMVSSEGSCAAYYRYTDYGKQTTTPASAE, encoded by the coding sequence ATGGATCTCAACACATTCCGCGACCCACAGATCGCCCGCGGGCTAATCGAGGCAATTCGCGCCGTCCCCACAGGCCCGGTCAAGTTCATGGAAGTCTGCGGAACCCACACCGTCGCCATCGCCAAGTTCGGGCTGCGGGCAGTGATGCCCGAGTCCATCACGCTGATGTCTGGACCCGGATGCCCTGTCTGCGTGACCCCCAACCGTGACATCGACATCGCCGTCGAGTACGCCCGCCAGACCGACGTGATCGTCGCCACCTTCGGCGACATGATGAAGGTCCCGGGTTCCTACTCCTCGCTCTCTGCCGAGAAGGCCGACGGCCGCGATGTCCGCATCGTCTACTCGCCCCTTGACGCCCTGCAGATCGCAGAGAGTAACCCCGACAAGCTCGTCGTGTTCATCGGCGTTGGCTTCGAGACCACCGTCCCGCTGATCGCGGCCGCCATCGTCCGCGCGCAGGAGAGCGGGATCGCGAACTTCGCGGTCTTCTCGGCGCACAAGACCGTGCCCGAGGCGCTGCGAGCGCTTGTGAACGACCCGCAGGTGGCCGTTCGCGGACTCATCCTGCCAGGCCACGTCTCCACGATCATCGGCGTGCAGCCATACCGCTTCCTCGCCGAGGAATTCGGGGTGCCCAGCGTGATCACCGGATTCGAGCCGCTCGATGTGCTGCAAGGCATCTACATGCTCGCCAAGCAGGTCGCCGAGGGGCGCGCCGAGATCGAAACGGCCTACACGCGCGCGGTTCCGCCGGATGGCAACCCGTCGGCGATTGCCATGATGGAGCGCGTGTTCGAACCGGCGGACTCCGAGTGGCGTGGCATCGGCGTGATACCCGCCACCGGCCTGGCGATCCGCCCCGAGTTCGCTGACTTCGACGCCATGCGGCGCCTTGAGGTCACGCCGCCTGAGGAGCGCAGCACTCCGGGCTGCCAGTGCGGAGAGGTGCTACGCGGGATCACGTTGCCATTCGAGTGCAAGCACTTCGGACGGGCTTGTGTGCCTGAGCATCCGGTGGGGCCGTGCATGGTCTCCTCGGAAGGTTCATGCGCCGCCTACTACCGCTACACCGACTACGGCAAGCAGACGACTACGCCCGCCTCGGCGGAGTAG
- a CDS encoding HypC/HybG/HupF family hydrogenase formation chaperone yields MCLAIPAQITSIGDHNMAEINILGVTRHVSLDLISEGSVGDWVLVHAGFAIQVVDEEYAKETLEILKAINVVEMDEPEPLKEEA; encoded by the coding sequence ATGTGTCTGGCAATTCCCGCGCAGATCACCAGCATCGGTGATCACAACATGGCCGAGATCAACATCCTCGGCGTCACCCGGCATGTCAGCCTGGATCTGATTTCCGAAGGTAGCGTTGGCGATTGGGTGCTCGTACACGCTGGTTTCGCGATCCAGGTCGTCGATGAGGAGTACGCGAAGGAGACCCTCGAGATCCTCAAGGCCATCAATGTCGTCGAAATGGATGAACCGGAGCCTCTCAAAGAGGAGGCCTGA